A genomic segment from Limosilactobacillus sp. encodes:
- the addA gene encoding helicase-exonuclease AddAB subunit AddA, protein MATFKPTAAQARAIDDRGKNILVSASAGSGKTAVLVNRVIKLLKEGQSIDRMLLVTFTDAAAKNMRDKIRQALQKIAQDPSQPKALRDRMVKQLNLLAAADISTIHAFCLRLIKRYYYLIDLDPQFRLLTDDTERLLLEEEVWQEVSERFYADADAVSDDTASFRQLVLNFSSDRDDQGLDDLVLRLYDVANAQAQPEEWLAKLPESYDLGDSALLESKFYQQQLKPVLVEHLQQFQRDDDEAIRRARDTGLDKDATTLGLDRAAFQQLIDSLNGERAGNVAVALQQVQFGAFRGKPKDDADQLAVYNELKDQRTALKKEWTSLVKDYLGEPLAADQLVDRVSEIQTRFGELTARAEEAGLSTTQQTLTTDQRQLQLVLNLFEPITWNSLRLAFQNLRFETMPRLPKAAADSKQDHAAIKASRDTVKKQFAKLTEQFFAYDEQQLRDISGHAQALLKKLSLVTRDFLHQYQQIKLNRHVLEFSDLEHYAYQILTPAKDDADWQALVQSLQQHYQAIMIDEYQDTNQLQESILMHLARPGAHNLFMVGDVKQSIYRFREADPSLFLGKYRRYRQSAGDEAIVLGENFRSMKNVTDFTNLLFGQLMDPEVGEIAYDQDAELKYAAHYYDDPQNAAQPVEVLLYDANATSQKKQAKSQPEDQSAVHEDDKLVGEFRMVGAKIQQLVEGHQQIYDPDHQRMRDIQYGDIVLLERTKNNNNTLMEEFSKLGIPLTVHDVESYFQATEVRVMLSLLKIIDNPHQDIPLVAVLRSPIVGLNNQELAFIRLQNRAADYYTALRTFMATYAAHHKMRPYKKADQLLAPADQKKLYQKMTRFLHQLEEFRQTSRQQTLVDLIWQVYEETGYLDYVGAMRGGQQRQANLHALYQRAHDYEQTSFKGLYQFIRFIEKMQEHDKDLGVAPTQLTANTVNVMTIHGSKGLQFPIVFLIDATHGFNNGIKRVNAVVDAKAGMGIRWMDADRVVYDTPQRQVALDTIERSERAEDLRVLYVALTRAEQRLYITGSFNEELKNKSLTSSWQRWQKAFQSNGQVLSPQPRIGAQSFMDWIGLALTRYANPTNGFTAKQISTGATELDDSSLAGSGRVAPTTAQFRVHSFAATDLEKLRHATQPANESAPTPAPSASDQPQSSEHPLDITATLTYQYPHQAATVTTAYQSVTDVKRVFEDDDPRLGQPDYSTPAVDEQGTNKARRRQTGIYINPDFAVPDFIQQDTTKPRATQVGTATHLVFQKLPLTGGVVTAADVQAEIDRLTKAGLITPAVADQIDREGIVGFFGTAVGKQILDHPENYHREEPFAMIMNGHEPFSEIAAEDDDTVLIHGIIDGYLVTDQGIILVDYKTDHVAAPEEKNKKKIIQKYSGQLKLYAEALNIMQPRPVVQMGLYLLELNEFISIQGRGENRGDH, encoded by the coding sequence ATGGCAACATTTAAACCCACCGCTGCCCAGGCCCGGGCGATTGATGACCGGGGCAAGAACATCCTGGTTTCGGCCTCGGCCGGATCCGGCAAGACCGCCGTCCTGGTTAACCGGGTGATTAAATTGCTGAAGGAAGGGCAGAGCATTGACCGGATGCTGCTGGTAACCTTTACCGATGCGGCGGCTAAAAACATGCGGGACAAGATTCGCCAGGCCCTGCAGAAAATCGCCCAGGATCCTAGTCAGCCCAAGGCACTGCGGGACCGAATGGTTAAGCAGCTAAATCTCTTGGCCGCTGCTGACATCAGCACGATCCACGCCTTTTGCCTGCGCCTCATCAAGCGCTACTATTACCTAATCGATCTTGACCCGCAGTTTCGCCTGTTGACCGACGATACCGAACGGCTGCTGTTGGAAGAGGAGGTTTGGCAAGAAGTCAGCGAGCGTTTCTACGCCGATGCGGACGCGGTCAGTGACGATACGGCCTCGTTTCGTCAGTTGGTGTTGAACTTTTCCAGTGACCGGGACGACCAGGGACTCGACGACCTGGTTCTGCGCCTATATGACGTTGCCAATGCCCAGGCCCAGCCGGAAGAATGGTTGGCAAAGTTGCCGGAGAGCTATGACCTCGGTGATTCTGCCCTGCTGGAATCCAAGTTTTACCAGCAGCAGTTGAAACCGGTGCTGGTGGAACACTTGCAGCAGTTTCAACGTGATGACGATGAGGCGATTCGCCGCGCCCGGGACACCGGCCTGGACAAGGATGCGACAACACTGGGCCTTGATCGGGCCGCCTTTCAGCAGCTGATTGATTCCCTGAATGGCGAGCGGGCCGGCAATGTCGCCGTGGCCCTTCAGCAGGTGCAGTTTGGCGCCTTCCGCGGCAAGCCCAAGGACGATGCCGACCAGCTGGCGGTTTACAACGAGCTGAAGGATCAACGAACTGCACTGAAGAAGGAGTGGACGAGTCTGGTAAAGGACTACCTCGGTGAACCGCTGGCGGCTGACCAGCTGGTTGACCGGGTTAGTGAGATTCAAACCCGGTTTGGTGAATTGACGGCCCGGGCTGAAGAGGCAGGCTTGTCCACGACCCAGCAGACCCTGACCACCGATCAACGACAGCTGCAGCTGGTTCTTAACCTCTTTGAACCGATAACCTGGAACTCGCTGCGGCTAGCCTTTCAGAACCTGCGCTTTGAGACGATGCCCCGCCTGCCCAAGGCGGCGGCCGATTCCAAACAGGACCACGCTGCGATCAAAGCCAGCCGGGACACGGTCAAGAAGCAGTTTGCCAAACTCACCGAGCAGTTCTTTGCCTATGACGAACAGCAGCTGCGGGACATTTCCGGCCATGCTCAGGCACTGCTAAAGAAGCTCAGCCTGGTTACCCGGGATTTTCTTCACCAGTACCAGCAGATCAAGCTTAATCGCCACGTCCTCGAGTTCAGTGACCTGGAGCACTACGCCTACCAGATTCTGACCCCGGCCAAGGATGACGCGGACTGGCAGGCCCTGGTACAGAGTCTCCAGCAGCACTACCAGGCGATCATGATCGACGAGTACCAGGATACCAATCAGCTGCAGGAAAGCATCCTGATGCACCTGGCCCGGCCCGGGGCTCACAATCTTTTCATGGTGGGGGATGTTAAACAGTCCATCTACCGCTTCCGGGAGGCCGATCCCTCGCTCTTCCTCGGCAAGTATCGCCGCTACCGGCAGTCGGCGGGGGACGAGGCGATTGTTCTGGGCGAAAATTTCCGCTCGATGAAAAACGTCACCGACTTTACTAACCTGCTCTTTGGCCAATTGATGGATCCGGAGGTTGGGGAGATCGCCTATGATCAGGACGCGGAGCTCAAGTACGCGGCCCACTACTATGATGATCCGCAAAACGCGGCCCAGCCGGTCGAGGTCCTGCTCTACGATGCCAACGCTACCAGTCAAAAGAAACAGGCCAAAAGCCAACCGGAAGACCAATCGGCCGTCCACGAAGACGACAAGCTGGTTGGTGAATTTCGAATGGTGGGGGCCAAGATTCAGCAGCTGGTCGAAGGACACCAGCAGATTTACGATCCGGATCACCAGCGGATGCGTGACATCCAATATGGTGATATCGTCCTGCTGGAGCGGACCAAGAACAATAACAACACCCTGATGGAGGAATTTAGCAAGCTCGGTATCCCGCTGACCGTTCACGATGTCGAGAGCTATTTCCAGGCCACCGAGGTCCGGGTGATGCTGTCCCTGCTGAAGATCATCGACAATCCCCACCAGGATATTCCACTGGTGGCGGTCCTGCGCTCGCCAATTGTCGGCCTGAACAATCAGGAGCTGGCCTTCATCCGCCTGCAGAACCGGGCGGCGGATTACTATACTGCTCTTCGGACCTTTATGGCGACCTATGCCGCCCATCACAAAATGCGCCCGTATAAAAAGGCCGACCAGTTGCTGGCCCCGGCGGATCAAAAGAAGCTTTATCAGAAAATGACGCGTTTCCTGCACCAGCTTGAGGAGTTTCGTCAAACGTCCCGGCAGCAGACCCTGGTGGATTTGATCTGGCAGGTCTATGAGGAGACCGGCTACCTGGACTACGTGGGTGCCATGCGCGGAGGCCAGCAGCGCCAGGCCAACCTGCACGCCCTCTACCAGCGGGCCCACGACTACGAGCAGACCAGTTTCAAGGGCCTTTACCAGTTCATCCGCTTCATCGAAAAGATGCAGGAGCACGACAAAGATCTGGGGGTGGCCCCAACGCAGTTAACCGCCAACACGGTCAACGTGATGACGATCCACGGTAGCAAGGGGCTCCAGTTCCCGATCGTCTTTCTGATTGACGCCACCCACGGCTTTAACAACGGAATCAAGCGGGTCAATGCGGTCGTCGACGCCAAGGCGGGGATGGGTATTCGCTGGATGGACGCCGACCGGGTCGTCTACGATACTCCCCAGCGTCAGGTCGCCCTGGACACGATCGAACGCAGCGAACGGGCCGAGGATCTGCGGGTGCTCTACGTGGCCCTGACCCGGGCGGAACAGCGCCTTTACATCACCGGTTCCTTCAATGAGGAGCTCAAAAATAAGAGCCTGACTAGCTCCTGGCAGCGGTGGCAAAAGGCCTTCCAGAGCAATGGCCAGGTTTTGAGCCCGCAGCCCCGGATCGGCGCTCAGTCGTTTATGGACTGGATTGGCTTGGCCCTGACCCGTTACGCCAACCCAACCAACGGTTTTACCGCTAAGCAAATTTCCACGGGTGCGACCGAGCTGGATGACAGCAGTCTCGCTGGCTCCGGCCGGGTTGCGCCAACGACCGCCCAGTTTCGGGTGCACAGCTTTGCCGCAACCGACCTGGAAAAGTTGCGCCACGCCACTCAGCCAGCGAACGAGTCCGCGCCAACCCCGGCGCCGTCCGCTAGCGACCAGCCCCAGAGTAGTGAGCACCCCCTGGATATCACGGCGACACTGACCTACCAGTATCCACACCAGGCCGCCACGGTCACCACGGCCTACCAGTCGGTGACCGACGTCAAGCGGGTCTTCGAGGACGACGATCCGCGCCTGGGCCAGCCGGATTACTCAACGCCGGCAGTCGATGAGCAAGGTACGAATAAGGCGCGGCGCCGGCAAACGGGGATCTACATTAATCCCGATTTTGCCGTGCCCGACTTTATCCAACAGGACACCACTAAGCCTCGAGCAACTCAGGTGGGGACGGCGACCCACCTGGTCTTTCAGAAGCTGCCACTGACGGGCGGGGTGGTGACGGCCGCGGACGTTCAAGCAGAGATTGATCGCCTGACTAAGGCAGGATTGATTACCCCCGCAGTGGCGGACCAAATTGACCGCGAGGGAATCGTTGGCTTCTTTGGGACCGCTGTCGGTAAGCAAATTCTGGATCATCCGGAAAACTACCACCGGGAGGAGCCCTTTGCGATGATCATGAACGGTCACGAACCCTTCAGTGAGATTGCGGCCGAAGACGATGACACCGTCCTGATTCACGGGATCATCGACGGCTACCTGGTCACGGATCAGGGCATCATCCTGGTGGACTACAAGACCGACCACGTGGCGGCGCCCGAAGAGAAAAATAAAAAGAAAATTATCCAGAAGTATAGCGGCCAGTTAAAGCTTTATGCCGAGGCGTTGAATATTATGCAGCCACGACCAGTTGTCCAAATGGGGCTCTACCTGTTAGAATTGAATGAGTTTATTTCAATTCAAGGTAGAGGTGAAAATCGTGGCGACCATTAA
- a CDS encoding LacI family DNA-binding transcriptional regulator codes for MATIKDIAREAEVSVSTASRALNDNPRISQATRRKVKRVAAKLGYQPNYNAQNLTRGESNMVGLVFPVTGDTAPANPFHIDLMRGISSALKPLHYEMVVAIAPNTTELLESVKSMVTQSKVHNFLVFYTMINDPVTAYLRDHNLNFVVIGRPTDSHPDRYVDNDNVAAGIAATAHLIDHYGVKQPLFLDSGTNWPYEVDRRAGYRQCMQARHLPAITWSENQQVGIDTFLEKHPEIDGIICYDDLLFGRLNRQLQAFDLPVACFNNSRLMGMLLRRSERIDLQPRQLGKAAVELLFNSRKHHQLVDFKIYD; via the coding sequence GTGGCGACCATTAAGGACATTGCACGAGAAGCGGAGGTTTCAGTCTCCACTGCTTCCCGCGCCCTAAATGATAATCCACGGATTAGTCAGGCCACGCGGCGCAAGGTGAAACGGGTTGCGGCAAAGCTGGGCTACCAGCCGAATTACAACGCCCAGAACCTCACGCGTGGTGAATCAAACATGGTGGGACTCGTTTTCCCGGTGACCGGTGACACGGCCCCGGCCAACCCTTTCCACATCGATCTGATGCGGGGGATCAGCAGCGCACTCAAGCCCCTCCACTACGAGATGGTGGTGGCGATTGCGCCCAACACGACGGAACTATTGGAGAGCGTTAAGTCGATGGTCACCCAATCCAAGGTGCATAACTTCCTGGTCTTCTACACGATGATCAACGACCCGGTGACCGCCTACCTGCGGGACCACAACTTAAATTTCGTAGTGATTGGTCGGCCGACGGACAGTCATCCGGACCGCTACGTCGATAACGACAACGTGGCCGCGGGGATTGCGGCGACCGCCCATCTGATCGATCACTACGGAGTCAAGCAGCCGCTTTTCTTGGATTCCGGAACGAATTGGCCCTACGAGGTTGACCGGCGGGCCGGTTACCGGCAGTGCATGCAGGCACGTCACCTGCCGGCGATCACCTGGTCGGAGAACCAGCAGGTGGGGATTGATACCTTTCTTGAAAAACATCCAGAAATCGACGGGATTATCTGTTATGACGATCTTCTCTTTGGCCGGTTGAACCGCCAGCTCCAGGCCTTTGATCTGCCGGTTGCCTGCTTTAATAACAGCCGACTGATGGGGATGCTGCTCAGACGCAGTGAGCGAATCGACCTACAGCCACGTCAGCTGGGCAAGGCGGCGGTGGAACTCCTGTTCAACTCTCGCAAGCACCACCAGCTCGTGGACTTTAAAATTTATGACTAA
- a CDS encoding thiolase family protein codes for MEKVYLVAAQRTPIGKFSGELAPLSAVQLGAAVIKDVVAKAGLIADQVDQVLMGNVIQAGSGQNPARQASMEAGLGKEVPAITINDVCASGLSSVNLAASLIQSGQARVVIAGGMESMTNAPYILKRARHGYGFGDDTLVDAMQEDALKDVWGGYPMGITAENINERYQISREQQDEFALASHQKAVAAQERGDFNAEITPIAVEDRHGSRVVTSDEAPRPDTSLAALSKLRPAFKQDGSVTAGNASGINDGAAAVALASASAVEQYHLTPLAEWKAASLVGVDPAVMGLGPYYAIKKLFKATGMTAEDIDLFEINEAFATQALVCQDWLGLDPQRVNPRGGAIALGHPVGCSGARILVTLVHELIDTKKTWGLASLCVGGGMGIATTIKRV; via the coding sequence ATGGAAAAAGTTTATCTTGTCGCTGCCCAGCGGACACCGATTGGTAAATTCAGTGGGGAATTGGCACCCCTCAGCGCGGTTCAGCTTGGCGCCGCGGTGATTAAGGACGTGGTCGCCAAGGCCGGACTTATTGCCGACCAAGTGGATCAGGTCCTGATGGGCAACGTGATTCAGGCGGGAAGCGGCCAAAACCCGGCCCGCCAAGCGTCAATGGAGGCCGGGCTCGGTAAGGAGGTGCCGGCGATCACCATCAACGACGTTTGTGCTTCCGGACTTTCCAGCGTTAACCTAGCGGCTAGCCTGATCCAGTCCGGCCAGGCCCGGGTAGTCATTGCCGGGGGGATGGAAAGTATGACCAACGCCCCGTACATTCTCAAGCGTGCTCGCCACGGTTACGGTTTCGGCGATGATACCCTGGTTGACGCCATGCAGGAGGACGCCCTCAAGGATGTGTGGGGCGGCTATCCGATGGGCATCACGGCTGAAAACATCAATGAGCGTTACCAGATCAGCCGGGAGCAGCAGGACGAATTTGCGCTGGCTAGCCATCAAAAGGCCGTCGCGGCCCAGGAGCGGGGCGACTTCAATGCGGAGATCACCCCGATCGCAGTCGAGGATCGGCACGGCAGCCGGGTGGTGACCAGTGATGAGGCCCCACGACCAGACACGTCACTGGCGGCCCTGAGCAAGCTGCGCCCTGCCTTTAAGCAGGACGGATCGGTGACGGCCGGCAACGCTTCGGGAATCAATGACGGTGCCGCGGCGGTAGCCCTGGCTTCGGCGAGTGCGGTAGAACAGTACCACCTGACCCCGCTGGCGGAGTGGAAGGCGGCCTCCCTGGTGGGGGTTGACCCCGCGGTGATGGGACTCGGTCCTTACTACGCCATCAAGAAGCTTTTCAAGGCGACCGGAATGACGGCCGAAGATATCGACCTCTTTGAGATCAACGAGGCCTTCGCCACCCAGGCCCTGGTCTGTCAGGACTGGCTGGGATTAGACCCGCAGCGGGTTAACCCGCGGGGCGGGGCGATTGCCCTGGGCCACCCGGTTGGCTGTTCCGGCGCCCGGATCCTGGTGACCCTGGTGCATGAATTAATTGATACGAAGAAAACGTGGGGCCTGGCCTCCCTCTGTGTTGGGGGCGGCATGGGGATTGCTACCACAATTAAGCGTGTTTAA
- a CDS encoding SLC45 family MFS transporter translates to MSQEKTAGAGLPTLPKSTIWMMNFGFLGVQTAFTLQSSQMSRIFQTIGADPNNLGWFFILPPLAGLIVQPIVGYYSDRTWIPKLGRRLPYLLLGAAVAVIVMCLLPNSGSFGFGYASLAALWFGAITVALLDLSSNVAMQPFKMMVGDMVNDDQKSYAYGIQSLLNNIGSVLAAIFPFILTWFGLHNTAAKGVVPQSVRWAFYLGAIILVLTTILTVTRVHEYDPATYAKYHGISEEDNTTGGNWIELLKHAPKAFWTVGLVQLFCWFAFQYLWTYSAGAIAQNVWHTTNASSAGYQAAGNWYGVLAAVQSIAAVVWSYVLAKVPNKYHKVGYAGSLFLGACGFISIAFIHSQYALIFSYILVGIAWAGINTYPLTIVTNALSGKHMGTYLGLFNGTICLPQIIASLLSFALYPMMGGSQVNMFFVAAIVLACGALAVGGIKETFAE, encoded by the coding sequence ATGAGTCAAGAAAAGACTGCTGGTGCTGGACTGCCAACACTTCCGAAGTCAACAATCTGGATGATGAACTTCGGATTCCTTGGTGTTCAGACCGCATTCACCTTGCAAAGTTCACAAATGAGTCGGATCTTCCAAACCATTGGTGCTGACCCGAACAATCTGGGATGGTTCTTCATCCTGCCACCACTGGCTGGGTTAATCGTTCAGCCAATCGTTGGTTACTACTCTGACCGGACTTGGATTCCAAAGCTCGGTCGGCGGTTGCCTTACCTCCTGTTGGGGGCTGCCGTTGCTGTTATCGTGATGTGCCTGCTGCCAAACTCCGGGAGCTTCGGCTTTGGTTATGCTTCCTTAGCTGCCCTCTGGTTTGGTGCCATCACGGTTGCCCTCTTGGACCTGTCATCAAACGTTGCCATGCAGCCATTCAAGATGATGGTTGGGGACATGGTCAACGATGACCAGAAGAGTTATGCTTACGGGATTCAGAGTCTGCTGAACAACATCGGTTCTGTTCTGGCTGCCATCTTCCCATTCATCTTAACTTGGTTCGGTCTTCACAACACGGCTGCCAAGGGTGTCGTTCCACAATCTGTTCGCTGGGCCTTCTACCTCGGTGCCATCATCCTGGTTCTGACCACCATCCTGACGGTTACCCGGGTTCACGAATACGATCCAGCAACCTACGCTAAGTACCACGGTATTTCCGAAGAGGATAACACGACCGGTGGTAACTGGATCGAACTGCTGAAGCACGCACCAAAGGCCTTCTGGACTGTTGGTCTGGTTCAGCTCTTCTGCTGGTTCGCCTTCCAGTACCTGTGGACTTACTCTGCCGGTGCTATTGCCCAGAACGTTTGGCACACGACCAACGCTTCCTCCGCTGGTTACCAGGCTGCCGGTAACTGGTACGGTGTTTTAGCCGCCGTTCAGTCCATTGCCGCCGTTGTTTGGTCCTATGTTCTGGCCAAGGTTCCTAACAAGTACCACAAGGTCGGCTACGCTGGTAGTTTGTTCTTAGGTGCTTGCGGATTTATTTCAATCGCCTTCATTCACTCACAATACGCTTTGATCTTCTCCTACATCCTTGTCGGGATTGCTTGGGCTGGTATCAACACCTACCCACTGACGATCGTTACCAACGCCCTCTCCGGGAAGCACATGGGTACTTACCTGGGTCTGTTCAACGGGACGATTTGTCTGCCACAGATCATCGCTTCCCTGTTGAGTTTCGCCCTCTACCCAATGATGGGTGGTTCCCAGGTCAACATGTTCTTTGTTGCAGCCATTGTGCTTGCCTGCGGTGCCTTAGCAGTTGGCGGAATCAAGGAAACCTTTGCTGAATAG
- a CDS encoding glycoside hydrolase family 65 protein — translation MKRTFDIAPWHVATKTWDPEDKRLQESMTSLANENLGMRGFFEEGYSGDHMQGLYLGGVWFPDKTRVGWWKNGYPKYFGKMINAVNFMKLVIKVNEEQLDLAKQTPKDFNLDLDMKRGVLTREFTVEIGGTTMFFHFERFVSAVQKELVGQRLHIENRGNSDAKVEITSMIDADVYNEDSNYDEQFWNVLAKSAQGDHAELTSMTKKNDFGTPQFIVGMQTTSKTDLDHTGDGTDEKDAYNTFAGTVAAGASADFEKRSLTVTSRDFDTEEAIEKHLNELSAKLDGVSFDELLSAHVDEWADRWNKSDVEIAGDEGAQQGIRFNLFQLFSTYYGKDYRLNISPKGFTGEKYGGATYWDTEAYCIPVYLGVANPEISRNLLMYRYKQLDGAFVNAKEQGLKGALFPMVTFNGIECHNEWEITFEEIHRNGDIAYAIYLYTKYTGDKSYVLHEGAEVLTEISRFWADRVHYSQRKNKYMLHGVTGPDEYDNNVNNDWYTNLLCQWTLKYTLQILQEVDSDVAKKLNVSEDEKRQWQAIVDNMYLPYDKERDIFPENDGFMDKDLKPVADIPSDQLPINQHWSWDKILRSPYVKQGDVIQGLWDFIDDFSQEQKKHNFDFYEQYTVHESSLSASVYSIIAADLGYEDKAVEMYERSARLDLDNYNNDTVDGLHITSMTGSWLDIVQGFAGMRVRDGQLHYAPFLPKKWDSYQFRQMFRGRILKVKVDKNGTQIELVSGDPITIDLDGKKLELK, via the coding sequence ATGAAACGGACATTTGATATCGCTCCATGGCACGTTGCTACGAAAACCTGGGATCCAGAAGACAAGCGCCTCCAAGAATCAATGACCAGCCTGGCCAACGAAAACCTGGGGATGCGGGGCTTCTTTGAAGAAGGTTACTCTGGTGATCACATGCAGGGTCTCTACCTCGGTGGTGTTTGGTTCCCTGACAAGACCCGTGTTGGTTGGTGGAAGAACGGTTACCCGAAGTACTTCGGGAAGATGATCAACGCCGTTAACTTCATGAAGTTGGTCATCAAGGTCAACGAAGAACAGTTGGACCTGGCAAAGCAGACACCAAAGGACTTCAACCTCGACCTTGATATGAAGCGCGGTGTCCTCACCCGTGAATTCACCGTTGAAATTGGTGGGACGACGATGTTCTTCCACTTCGAGCGGTTCGTTTCCGCCGTTCAAAAGGAACTGGTTGGCCAGCGCCTGCACATCGAAAACCGCGGCAACAGTGACGCCAAGGTTGAAATCACCAGCATGATCGATGCCGACGTCTACAACGAAGATTCCAACTACGACGAACAGTTCTGGAACGTTCTGGCCAAGAGCGCCCAGGGCGACCACGCCGAACTGACTTCTATGACCAAGAAGAACGACTTCGGCACGCCACAATTCATTGTTGGCATGCAGACGACTTCCAAGACCGACCTGGACCACACCGGTGACGGCACCGACGAAAAGGACGCCTACAACACCTTTGCGGGCACGGTTGCTGCCGGTGCCAGCGCCGACTTTGAAAAGCGGAGCCTGACGGTTACTTCCCGGGACTTTGACACCGAAGAAGCAATCGAAAAGCACCTGAACGAATTAAGTGCCAAGCTCGATGGCGTAAGCTTTGACGAGCTGCTCAGCGCCCACGTGGACGAATGGGCCGACCGTTGGAACAAGTCCGACGTTGAAATTGCCGGTGACGAAGGGGCCCAACAGGGGATTCGGTTCAACCTGTTCCAGCTCTTCTCCACCTACTACGGCAAGGACTACCGTCTGAACATTTCACCAAAGGGCTTCACTGGTGAAAAGTACGGTGGTGCTACTTACTGGGACACCGAAGCTTACTGTATCCCAGTTTACCTGGGGGTTGCCAACCCAGAGATTTCCCGGAACCTGCTGATGTACCGTTACAAGCAGCTTGATGGCGCCTTCGTCAACGCCAAGGAACAGGGCTTAAAGGGTGCCCTCTTCCCGATGGTGACCTTCAACGGGATTGAATGCCACAACGAATGGGAAATCACCTTTGAAGAAATCCACCGGAACGGTGACATTGCCTATGCCATCTACCTCTACACGAAGTACACCGGCGACAAGTCCTACGTTCTGCACGAAGGGGCCGAAGTACTGACCGAGATTTCTCGCTTCTGGGCCGACCGGGTTCACTACTCACAACGCAAGAACAAGTACATGCTGCACGGCGTTACCGGTCCTGACGAATACGACAACAACGTTAACAACGACTGGTACACCAACCTGCTGTGCCAGTGGACGTTGAAGTACACCCTGCAGATTCTGCAAGAAGTCGACAGTGACGTTGCCAAGAAGCTGAACGTTTCCGAAGACGAAAAGCGGCAATGGCAAGCAATCGTCGACAACATGTACCTGCCATACGACAAGGAACGCGACATCTTCCCAGAAAACGATGGCTTCATGGACAAGGATCTGAAGCCGGTTGCCGACATTCCAAGCGACCAATTGCCAATCAACCAGCACTGGTCATGGGATAAGATCCTGCGGTCACCATACGTTAAGCAGGGTGACGTTATCCAGGGTCTCTGGGACTTCATCGACGACTTTAGTCAGGAACAAAAGAAGCACAACTTCGACTTCTATGAACAATACACGGTTCACGAATCTAGTCTGTCCGCTTCCGTTTACTCCATCATCGCTGCCGACCTCGGCTACGAAGACAAGGCCGTTGAAATGTACGAACGTTCCGCACGGCTGGACCTGGACAACTACAACAACGATACCGTTGACGGTCTGCACATCACTTCCATGACTGGTTCATGGCTCGACATCGTGCAAGGGTTTGCCGGCATGCGGGTTCGTGACGGCCAGCTCCACTACGCACCATTCCTGCCAAAGAAGTGGGACTCCTACCAATTCCGTCAAATGTTCCGTGGCCGCATCCTGAAGGTCAAGGTTGACAAGAACGGAACCCAGATTGAACTGGTTTCCGGTGACCCAATCACCATCGACCTGGACGGCAAGAAGCTCGAATTAAAGTAA
- the pgmB gene encoding beta-phosphoglucomutase produces MKFEDLKGFAFDLDGVIADTARFHGQAWHQLADKVGTEWTPELADSLKGVSRMDSLELILKAGGHENDYSQDEKVALATEKNDNYIKLVETLTPADILPGMKNLLDELKQGGYHIVLASASKNAPKVLKYLQITDYFEAIVDPAKLTHGKPDPEIYSEAAKLMNLPANQVAGLEDAQAGIESINRAGETSIGFGATLTDADVKFAHTGDVSLAAIKEQMDN; encoded by the coding sequence ATGAAGTTTGAAGATCTGAAGGGTTTTGCTTTCGACCTTGACGGGGTCATCGCCGACACCGCGCGGTTCCACGGTCAGGCCTGGCACCAACTCGCCGACAAGGTGGGCACCGAATGGACACCTGAACTGGCCGATTCCTTGAAGGGGGTCAGCCGGATGGACTCCCTCGAGCTGATCTTGAAGGCCGGTGGTCACGAAAACGACTACAGCCAGGATGAAAAGGTCGCTCTGGCAACCGAGAAGAACGACAACTACATCAAGCTGGTCGAAACTCTGACGCCAGCAGACATCCTGCCGGGGATGAAGAACCTGCTGGATGAGCTGAAGCAGGGTGGCTACCACATCGTGCTGGCCTCCGCTTCCAAGAACGCCCCGAAGGTTTTGAAGTACCTGCAAATCACCGACTACTTCGAAGCCATCGTGGACCCTGCCAAGCTGACGCACGGGAAGCCAGATCCTGAAATTTACAGCGAGGCTGCTAAGCTGATGAACCTGCCGGCCAACCAGGTCGCAGGGTTGGAAGACGCCCAGGCCGGGATCGAATCGATCAACCGTGCCGGCGAAACCTCAATCGGCTTTGGGGCGACGCTGACGGATGCCGATGTAAAGTTCGCTCACACTGGTGATGTTTCATTGGCAGCCATTAAGGAACAAATGGACAACTAA